The Moorena producens PAL-8-15-08-1 genomic interval GCGCTATTAACTCAAAATGGCGTTAGTAACAGGCAAATGAACTCAAGGGTACCAAAAGGAAGATATGTTTGAACCGTCGTTACAGCAACGCAGCGAAATGAGCTGATACGCTGCATTCAAATAGATAAAGGAACATAAAAGGATTATAAGGTTACCCCTCCTTATAATGATTTCCCAAGTTCCCGGCGGAGAATACCACCCTAAAAGTTCAACAGAATGGTTACCAGGAACGAAGTAACTTCATAGGTACTCTCGGAAAGGTCGGTCTCCGAGTAGGTAGTTAGCCGTATGGCCTATGTAAGGAAGATAGAGTCAGAAGCCAAAGCTTAAGGTAACTCTTAAGATATGCAGACAGACTCACGTGATAGGAAATGATGTAGTTGTAAGTAGCAATTGATATGTCTAAAACTCGGGGGTTCGCCCCACAGTCGGAATGGAATCGTACGGATTGGCGAAAGCTAGAACGTGTCGTATTCAAGTTGCAAAAACGAATATATCGAGCCTCCCAACGTGGTGATGTTCGCGTGGTACGTAAACTACAAAAGACTCTGATGAAGTCTTGGTCGGCAAAAATGCTAGCGGTAAGGAAGGTAACACAACAAAATAAAGGTAAAAAGACTGCCGGAATAGATGGACGTAAAGCCAATGATAGCAAACAACGTCTCACCTTAGTAGCCAACCTTAAGTTGTATAAGAAACCACAACCAACCCGCAGAGTTTGGATAGACAAACCTGGACGTAATGAAAAACGCCCTCTAGGGATACCCACGATTTACGACCGAGCGCTCCAAGCTCTCACCAAACAGGCACTAGAGCCTGAATGGGAAGCAATATTTGAGCCCAACTCATACGGGTTTAGACCAGGAAGGTCATGTCACGATGCAATCGAAGCAATATTCCTCAGTATCAAACAAACACCTAAATGGGTATTAGATGCTGATATCTCCAAATGCTTTGATAAAATCAACCACAACACACTTCTCAAAAAATTAAATACTTATCCTTCAATGAAGCGATTAATCAGAGGATGGTTAAAAGCCGGAGTAATGGATAACGGGACATTCTCTCCTACAGAAGAGGGTACCCCCCAGGGTGGGATAATATCTCCACTCCTAGCGAACATAGCCCTACACGGAATGGAAAAAAGAATTAAGGAATACGCCAAATCATTACCTGGAACTAAAAGGGATAATGAAAAAGCATTAAGCCTTATTCGATATGCAGATGATTTTGTCATCATGCATAAATCCAAACAAGTGGTAGAAGAATGTCAAAAGATTATCAGTGAGTGGCTAAAGAACATAGACCTGGAATTAAAGCCAAGTAAAACCAGACTGACCCATACCTTCACAGGATTTAATTTCCTAGGGTTTAACGTTCGTCAATACCCAGCAGGTAAAAACCAGTCAAAACAAGGCTTTAAAACCCTCATCAAACCATCCAAGAAGAAAATAAAAGAGCATTGGGAGCAGCTTTCTCAAGTCATAGACAAACACAAAGCAGCTCCTCAAGCCGCACTCATTAGCAGGCTTAAACCTATTATAAGGGGATGGTGTAACTACTACAAACCAGTAGTAAGTAAAGAAGCCTTCTCAAACCTAGACAATATGCTCTGGAATAAACTTCAAAGGTGGGGATACAGAAGACATCCAAACAAATCTAAAACCTGGGTGAATAAAAAGTATTGGGGAACAAAGGTCGAAAAACCTAAGAAACCTTGGGAAATGCCAAAGATAGACAACTGGGTTTTTATGACAAAAGAGGATAATTACCTCCCAAAACATGTAAAAACAAAAATAATTCGACATGTCAAAGTCAAAGAAACCAGAAGTCCATTCGATGGTGACCTAATATACTGGAATCACAGAATGCAGAAACACCCCGAAATAACCAGCCAGAAAGGAAAACTCCTGAAAAGGCAAGAAGGGAAATGCGCGTACTGTGGACTCACCTTTAGGAATGAAGATTTGATGGAAACACACCATATAATACCACGCGCACAAGGTGGAAACGACCAACTTAAAAATCTTGAATTACTTCACCTACACTGCCACGACATAATACATAGAACAAAAGTCAATCCAAAGTGTCAAGAGTCAAATACCGACTCCTCTGAACTAGATGAAAACCCATTCTAATGTAGAGGTACCAATGACAGTAGTTCCTATCATGAGGAGCCGTATGAAGGGAAACTTTCACGTACGGTTTTGGAGACGAGTCAGAAGTGAGGCGACTCCCTGGCTTAGTTTAATCAATTCCTGTCTATCTTATCAACCAAAGCCGAGAATGCTGGGTTGGTAACGAAAGCAGTAAATCCCAGGAATACTAGCCAGAATTGTTCTA includes:
- the ltrA gene encoding group II intron reverse transcriptase/maturase; amino-acid sequence: MSKTRGFAPQSEWNRTDWRKLERVVFKLQKRIYRASQRGDVRVVRKLQKTLMKSWSAKMLAVRKVTQQNKGKKTAGIDGRKANDSKQRLTLVANLKLYKKPQPTRRVWIDKPGRNEKRPLGIPTIYDRALQALTKQALEPEWEAIFEPNSYGFRPGRSCHDAIEAIFLSIKQTPKWVLDADISKCFDKINHNTLLKKLNTYPSMKRLIRGWLKAGVMDNGTFSPTEEGTPQGGIISPLLANIALHGMEKRIKEYAKSLPGTKRDNEKALSLIRYADDFVIMHKSKQVVEECQKIISEWLKNIDLELKPSKTRLTHTFTGFNFLGFNVRQYPAGKNQSKQGFKTLIKPSKKKIKEHWEQLSQVIDKHKAAPQAALISRLKPIIRGWCNYYKPVVSKEAFSNLDNMLWNKLQRWGYRRHPNKSKTWVNKKYWGTKVEKPKKPWEMPKIDNWVFMTKEDNYLPKHVKTKIIRHVKVKETRSPFDGDLIYWNHRMQKHPEITSQKGKLLKRQEGKCAYCGLTFRNEDLMETHHIIPRAQGGNDQLKNLELLHLHCHDIIHRTKVNPKCQESNTDSSELDENPF